In Trichoderma atroviride chromosome 2, complete sequence, one DNA window encodes the following:
- a CDS encoding uncharacterized protein (SECRETED:SignalP(1-21)) — protein MSLQNKLFIIVFYIALQLVSQDPTAPKQTVQQLLQLALLLWWVRKLSPYRCERVLLSIRNRYYFGRAVIACTDTPGFPLTSAIVF, from the exons ATGAGTCTCCAAAACAAA CTCTTCATAATCGTCTTTTACATTGCCCTCCAGCTCGTTTCGCAAGACCCGACAGCTCCTAAGCAGAcagtgcagcagctcctccagctaGCCCTTCTCCTGTGGTGGGTGCGGAAGCTCTCGCCCTATCGCTGCGAACGGGTGTTGCTTAGTATTCGCAACCGCTATTACTTCGGACG AGCTGTGATAGCGTGCACCGACACTCCTGGATTCCCCTTGACG TCGGCAATAGTATTTTAA
- a CDS encoding uncharacterized protein (EggNog:ENOG41) has translation MSSLSPDQIEGGASQASTEGTDKGVLSSLNLNFFKNLSDKKVTRSKISRQGIFPTAVRGPTD, from the coding sequence ATGTCATCGCTGTCTCCGGACCAAATTGAAGGAGGCGCCTCCCAGGCCTCGACAGAAGGCACTGACAAGGGTGTCCTCTCTTCCCTGAACCTCAACTTTTTCAAGAACCTATCGGACAAAAAAGTCACCCGCAGTAAGATATCCCGACAAGGCATATTCCCGACGGCGGTAAGAGGACCGACCGACTAA
- a CDS encoding uncharacterized protein (EggNog:ENOG41), producing the protein MSLDKQKLYDENKQLKEVLAQRGIQLPKLSSVDDSGISATQAMSVSASGNSFAHGSQGGFSPTGMSQSTGMSMSPDNRQPSPAGNGVDHEQAGIDFVLTLEKPCMAHMPFLVDRASDADGAPCGHALMASCPPAPFQELTPDTPFGSKHTHDHGGEFEKQGTWELTKADLTTLLDLSKQLNLDGEITPVMAWRMVTSHYRFNELAPGDLEKLSEELLRKIRCYGFGAVMEEFELRDALENIFSGRPEAMVF; encoded by the exons ATGTCTCTGGATAAGCAAAAGCTGTATGATGAGAACAAGCAGCTCAAAGAAGTCCTGGCCCAGAGAGGCATTCAGCTCCCAAAGCTGAGCAGTGTGGACGACTCGGGTATCAGTGCCACTCAGGCGATGAGTGTAAGTGCTTCGGGCAACAGCTTTGCGCACGGCTCCCAGGGTGGCTTCTCGCCTACCGGCATGTCGCAATCAACCGGCATGTCAATGTCGCCGGACAACCGCCAGCCGTCACCTGCTGGCAACGGGGTTGATCATGAGCAGGCTGGTATTGACTTCGTCTTAAC GCTCGAAAAGCCTTGCATGGCACACATGCCATTCCTGGTTGACAGAGCGAGCGACGCTGACGGCGCGCCCTGTGGCCACgccttgatggcgtcttGCCCTCCTGCGCCGTTTCAAGAGCTGACCCCAGACACCCCCTTCGGCAGTAAACACACGCACGACCACGGCGGAGAGTTTGAAAAACAAGGCACATGGGAGCTCACCAAGGCCGATCTGACCACGCTCCTAGACCTCAGCAAACAGCTCAACCTAGATGGCGAGATCACCCCGGTCATGGCGTGGAGAATGGTTACGTCGCATTACAGGTTCAACGAATTGGCTCCGGGCGATTTGGAAAAGCTTTCGGAGGAGTTATTACGGAAAATCAGGTGTTATGG CTTTGGTGCTGTCATGGAGGAGTTTGAATTGCGGGATGCGCTAGAGAATATCTTCTCTGGTCGCCCAGAAGCAATGGTCTTTTGA
- a CDS encoding uncharacterized protein (EggNog:ENOG41), translated as MPALISKESYSSEDTGNMPAADPNLQLGPCCVDPMERNHAIIAIPESQPSGDSAPRSNAVLANQRTPLPSFDTAHHGWDASNVSTAKCDLCHKQRCGTLQKCRDCKLSICQDCCVAGRLQNDRRHTIDATAVSWDVPPNIRKRKNRAQENNEDPPNTVKRQRAAKSTRRGQEQLPAEDSTETSTADNSPAAKHKPVPETDGKDRASDTEYNHGNPIEPPLSVAPALRYSPSSCTQYTDTISSRYPAQHARSTFSPSHRRLPFIEESRENYDPNWVPSDNKGYPIASIPDPISGYPVSVTASRVSQHVTSQPVLPPISFLVPEKNWQQHQPAENLGTGLNVVDRLEDLRHHHQQPTREMWPQHDYISSLGIKLADAARRKQLSNSHSMPLDGCLRDEIQIEWDSHEFIARDRDAGRRYRQILAAAYFASTHLGLSPQFNVAREWLREKEFDLRGMGYEPTKSIPLMNFLQEVGVWYLRQVQR; from the coding sequence ATGCCAGCTCTCATTAGTAAAGAGAGCTACTCTTCTGAGGACACAGGCAATATGCCAGCTGCGGATCCAAACCTGCAGCTTGGCCCCTGCTGTGTCGACCCTATGGAGAGGAACCACGCAATTATCGCCATCCCTGAGTCTCAGCCATCCGGAGATTCCGCGCCAAGATCCAATGCCGTCTTAGCCAACCAAAGAACCCCCCTGCCAAGCTTTGACACTGCTCACCATGGATGGGATGCTTCCAATGTATCCACTGCCAAGTGCGACCTTTGTCATAAACAACGCTGCGGGACTCTGCAAAAGTGCCGCGACTGCAAGTTATCCATTTGCCAAGACTGCTGCGTCGCTGGCCGCTTGCAGAATGATCGGAGACACACAATAGATGCTACAGCTGTCAGTTGGGATGTTCCACCAAACATTCGTAAACGAAAGAACCGGGCCCAGGAAAACAATGAGGATCCACCAAACACAgtgaaaagacaaagagctgCGAAGAGCACAAGACGAGGGCAGGAGCAATTGCCAGCTGAAGACTCAACGGAGACATCAACCGCGGATAATAGTCCAGCAGCCAAACACAAGCCAGTTCCTGAAACTGATGGTAAAGATCGAGCCTCAGACACAGAGTATAATCATGGCAATCCTATAGAACCACCACTTTCTGTGGCACCAGCGCTACGTTACTCTCCTTCCAGCTGCACTCAATACACGGACACAATCTCTTCAAGGTATCCCGCTCAACATGCACGAAGCACTTTCAGTCCTAGCCATAGGAGGCTTCCGTTTATCGAAGAGTCTAGAGAAAACTACGACCCAAACTGGGTTCCTTCTGACAATAAAGGCTACCCCATAGCTTCGATCCCAGACCCGATATCTGGATATCCTGTCTCCGTAACAGCAAGCAGAGTCTCTCAGCATGTCACCTCTCAACCCGTCCTTCCCCCAATTTCATTCTTGGTTCCAGAAAAGAattggcagcaacatcaacctGCCGAGAATCTTGGGACTGGTTTGAACGTTGTTGATCGATTGGAAGATCTTCGacaccatcatcagcaaCCTACAAGGGAAATGTGGCCGCAGCACGATTACATCAGCTCCTTGGGCATCAAGCTTGCTGACGCAGCTCGCAGGAAGCAATTGTCCAATTCTCACTCGATGCCGTTGGATGGATGCCTCCGTGATGAAATCCAGATCGAGTGGGATTCCCATGAATTCATAGCTAGAGATCGCGATGCTGGTCGTCGGTATCGGCAGATTCTTGCAGCTGCGTACTTTGCTAGCACTCATCTCGGCCTTTCGCCACAGTTCAACGTCGCACGGGAGTGGCTACGTGAGAAGGAATTCGATTTGCGCGGGATGGGCTATGAGCCTACAAAGTCCATACCGCTGATGAACTTTCTCCAAGAGGTTGGAGTGTGGTATCTGCGGCAAGTTCAACGGTAG
- a CDS encoding uncharacterized protein (EggNog:ENOG41), translated as MKVCTSTSLKGHTGRYSGQAVIRKSKAHLSARLEALWFPPMTRDEATSLLVAASGDASAVADTEIDRLLEELQRLPLAVSQAGAYLRRTSMTIKEYLELLMQGSSRWDLLKTNDFDRHRRPEVSNSVLETWKISTRRIREESELSYRLLHIIAYVDNQDIPYELIMAASQYDVGDKGKAKQISDTEVKQAITRLVEFSFLDMRREEGGLQSYEMHKLVQEAVRYGLCTQGRMEMAQGMITTTGQDNTETGEAYYASMTLQIVDDMFPITEKTSWATCDKYMAHAIRVGEWAEVSGKKVETVKLLDKVSGFLYDRGRWREKEPLDLRVLDLRRETLGEMHPGTIWSLASLAGTYFEQGRYDEAERICTKALNLRQEVLGEKHQHAIWSMQLLAVIYTEQGRYTEAEGICKQALNIQCEVLGENHADTMWTMSYLSVVHIWQGQYSKAEGICKQILHFRRKEFGDNHPDTIKSIRDLVETYYGQGHYDKAEELQKQVLDFRQGQYGEEHPQTLREMGSLAIIYCSQDRFAEAERILNRVLHLYQKLYGEKHPFTIKVMAELSKALGAQGQYDKAEGMQMQVLDLQREVMGDKHPYTTRSMKDLGTTYFCQGRYHDAERIYEQALVIQREVFGENHPFVLQTMGCLARALSVLGQYDKAEELQRSALELQRELLGEKHPDTITSIRRLELIKGDRGRKIKWKPGRGNLRGFLHSRFRKSKE; from the coding sequence ATGAAAGtctgtacaagtacatccCTCAAGGGTCACACGGGACGGTACTCTGGACAAGCCGTGATAAGAAAATCGAAGGCACACTTGTCGGCTCGACTCGAGGCATTATGGTTCCCCCCCATGACAAGAGATGAAGCGACAAGTCTTCTTGTAGCAGCTAGCGGCGATGCGTCAGCTGTGGCAGACACAGAAATCGATCGGCTTCTAGAAGAGCTACAGCGACTTCCATTGGCAGTCTCGCAGGCTGGAGCATACCTACGGCGAACATCGATGACGATTAAAGAATACCTTGAACTCCTGATGCAAGGCTCAAGCCGATGGGATCTTCTCAAGACGAATGATTTTGATCGGCATAGGCGACCGGAGGTGTCAAATAGTGTGCTTGAGACGTGGAAGATCTCGACAAGGCGAATTCGAGAGGAAAGCGAGTTATCGTATCGCCTTCTCCACATAATTGCATACGTGGACAACCAAGATATACCCTATGAGCTGATCATGGCAGCCAGCCAGTACGATGTTGGCGACAAGGGCAAAGCCAAGCAGATTTCTGACACCGAAGTTAAGCAGGCCATTACACGGCTAGTGGAGTTTTCATTTCTTGATATGCGTCGAGAGGAGGGAGGTTTACAGAGCTATGAGATGCATAAACTCGTACAAGAAGCAGTTCGATATGGGTTGTGTACCCAAGggcggatggagatggcccAAGGCATGATTACAACAACTGGGCAAGACAACACGGAGACTGGAGAGGCATACTACGCGAGTATGACTCTGCAGATAGTGGATGATATGTTTCCAATAACAGAGAAAACATCGTGGGCAACATGCGACAAGTATATGGCTCATGCTATACGAGTGGGAGAATGGGCAGAGGTGAGCGGCAAGAAGGTTGAAACAGTAAAATTACTCGACAAAGTATCAGGGTTTCTGTACGATCGAgggcgatggagagagaaggagcCACTTGACTTGAGGGTGTTGGATCTCCGGCGAGAGACGCTTGGAGAGATGCACCCAGGTACAATCTGGAGTTTGGCAAGTCTTGCAGGAACATATTTTGAGCAAGGCCGATATGACGAAGCTGAAAGAATATGTACAAAGGCATTAAATCTTCGACAAGAGGTGCTTGGAGAAAAGCACCAACACGCAATTTGGAGTATGCAACTGCTTGCGGTTATATATACTGAACAAGGCCGATATACTGAAGCTGAAGGGATTTGTAAACAAGCATTGAATATCCAATGCGAGGTGCTCGGGGAAAATCATGCTGATACAATGTGGACTATGTCATACCTTTCGGTAGTACATATTTGGCAAGGCCAATATAGTAAAGCTGAAGGGATTTGTAAGCAGATACTGCACTTTCGACGGAAAGAATTTGGGGACAACCATCCAGATACTATCAAGAGTATAAGAGACCTTGTGGAAACATACTATGGACAAGGCCACTATGATAAGGCTGAAGAGTTACAGAAACAGGTATTGGATTTCCGACAGGGGCAATATGGGGAGGAGCATCCTCAAACATTGAGGGAGATGGGGTCCCTTGCGATAATATACTGCTCACAGGATCGatttgctgaagctgaaCGGATTCTGAATCGAGTGTTGCATCTCTATCAAAAGTTGTATGGAGAGAAACATCCATTTACAATCAAGGTCATGGCGGAGCTTTCAAAAGCACTTGGCGCGCAGGGCCAATACGACAAAGCTGAAGGAATGCAAATGCAGGTACTGGATCTTCAACGAGAGGTAATGGGGGACAAGCATCCGTATACAACTAGGAGCATGAAAGACCTTGGAACAACATACTTTTGTCAAGGCCGATATCACGACGCTGAAAGAATTTATGAGCAGGCATTGGTTATTCAACGGGAAGTGTTTGGAGAAAATCATCCATTTGTATTGCAAACTATGGGATGCCTTGCAAGAGCATTAAGCGTACTGGGCCAGTATGACAAAGCTGAAGAATTACAAAGGTCGGCATTAGAACTTCAACGGGAGTTGCTTGGGGAGAAGCATCCGGACACAATTACGAGCATCAGACGCCTTGAATTGATAAAGGGTGACCGAGGCCGGAAAATCAAGTGGAAACCAGGCCGTGGAAATTTGAGGGGATTTCTACATAGTAGATTTAGGAAATCTAAAGAGtag